One Herbaspirillum rubrisubalbicans genomic window carries:
- the nifK gene encoding nitrogenase molybdenum-iron protein subunit beta, giving the protein MPQNADSVLDHENLFRQPEYRELLSRKKEEFEFAVPVDKVQDVAEWTKTKEYQQKNFAREALTINPAKACQPLGAVYAAVGFQNTLPFVHGSQGCVAYYRSHFSRHFKEPTSCVSSSMTEDAAVFGGLNNMIDGLANALSLYKPEMIAVSTTCMAEVIGDDLDSFIKNAKDKGSVPAEYDVPFAHTPAFVGSHVTGYDNALKGILTHFWDGKAGTVPALERKPNERINFIGGFDGFVVGNLPEVKRIFNLMGVDGTIVCDPSEVWNTPTDGQFRMYSGGTTKQEVIEALDAKATVVFQEFSTLKTAKYIAEKGQEVVTLNHPMGVAGTDQFLMELSRLSGQPIPAELELERGRLVDAIADSQAHLHGKKFALYGDPDMMIGMTQFLLELGCEPTHILSTNGDAEWAAKVQALLDASPFGKDCKVYPKRDLWHLRSLLFTEPVDFLIGNTYGKYLERDCGVPLIRLVFPVFDRHHYHRFPIWGYAGAMRVLVMILDEYFEALDANTVVAGETDYSYDIIR; this is encoded by the coding sequence ATGCCGCAAAACGCCGATAGCGTTCTGGATCACGAGAATCTGTTCCGCCAGCCGGAATACCGCGAACTGCTCTCCCGCAAGAAAGAAGAGTTCGAGTTCGCCGTTCCGGTGGACAAGGTGCAGGACGTGGCCGAATGGACCAAGACCAAGGAATACCAGCAAAAGAACTTCGCCCGCGAGGCGCTGACCATCAATCCGGCCAAGGCTTGCCAGCCGCTGGGGGCGGTGTATGCTGCCGTCGGCTTCCAGAACACGCTGCCGTTCGTGCATGGATCGCAGGGCTGCGTGGCGTATTACCGCTCGCACTTCTCGCGTCACTTCAAGGAGCCGACCTCCTGCGTGTCGTCGTCGATGACCGAAGACGCCGCCGTCTTCGGTGGCCTCAACAACATGATCGACGGCCTGGCCAACGCGCTGAGCCTGTACAAGCCGGAGATGATCGCCGTCTCTACCACCTGCATGGCCGAGGTGATCGGTGACGACCTCGACTCCTTCATCAAGAATGCCAAGGACAAGGGCAGCGTGCCGGCGGAATATGACGTGCCGTTCGCCCATACCCCGGCCTTCGTCGGCAGCCACGTGACCGGCTATGACAATGCTCTGAAAGGCATCCTGACGCACTTCTGGGATGGCAAGGCCGGTACCGTGCCGGCGCTGGAAAGAAAACCCAACGAGCGCATCAATTTCATCGGCGGTTTCGATGGCTTCGTGGTGGGCAACCTGCCTGAAGTCAAGCGCATCTTCAATCTGATGGGCGTGGACGGCACCATCGTGTGCGATCCCTCGGAGGTCTGGAATACCCCGACCGATGGTCAGTTCCGCATGTACAGCGGCGGCACCACCAAGCAGGAAGTGATCGAGGCCCTCGACGCCAAGGCCACCGTGGTGTTCCAGGAGTTCAGCACGCTCAAGACCGCCAAGTACATCGCCGAGAAGGGCCAGGAAGTGGTCACGCTCAACCATCCGATGGGCGTGGCCGGCACCGACCAGTTCCTGATGGAACTGTCGCGCCTGAGCGGCCAGCCCATCCCGGCTGAACTGGAGCTGGAGCGCGGCCGCCTGGTGGATGCCATCGCGGATTCGCAGGCGCACTTGCATGGCAAGAAGTTTGCCTTGTATGGCGACCCCGACATGATGATCGGCATGACCCAGTTCCTGCTGGAGCTGGGCTGCGAGCCGACCCACATCCTGTCCACCAACGGCGACGCCGAATGGGCTGCCAAGGTGCAGGCGCTGCTGGATGCCTCGCCCTTCGGCAAGGACTGCAAGGTCTATCCCAAGCGTGACTTGTGGCATCTGCGCTCCCTGCTGTTCACGGAGCCGGTGGACTTCCTGATCGGCAATACCTACGGCAAGTACCTGGAGCGCGACTGCGGCGTGCCTCTGATCCGCCTGGTGTTCCCGGTCTTCGACCGCCATCACTACCATCGCTTCCCCATCTGGGGTTATGCCGGTGCGATGCGGGTGCTGGTGATGATTCTCGACGAATACTTCGAAGCCCTGGATGCCAATACGGTGGTGGCCGGCGAGACCGATTATTCCTACGACATCATCCGCTGA